One genomic region from Microaerobacter geothermalis encodes:
- a CDS encoding L-threonylcarbamoyladenylate synthase, translating into MVKLDTKVWIVDKDVDKSIGYPQIKEAAEYLRKNEVVAFPTETVYGLGGNAMSPLAVQKIFTAKGRPGDNPLIVHIAERDQVREIVSSIPDQAISLMEEFWPGPLTLLFPKGKQVPDQVTAGLDTVAVRMPDHPVALALLKESRLPIAAPSANRSGRPSPTTAQHVWEDLHGRIAGIVDGGPTQVGVESTVLDVSAPIPTILRPGGITIEELRMRLGEVQLHMSLVDEKVPPKSPGMKYTHYAPRGELWLVAGDEEQMVRTIQRLAKEAMEKGEKVGILSSDEHKEMYRGDVVISIGSRHDPTKMAANVYQALREFDHQQVTYILSETFSPEGIGLALMNRLHKAAGGKIIK; encoded by the coding sequence ATGGTGAAGTTAGATACAAAGGTATGGATTGTGGATAAAGATGTGGATAAATCGATTGGTTATCCACAGATCAAAGAAGCTGCTGAATATTTAAGGAAAAATGAAGTGGTGGCTTTCCCTACGGAAACGGTCTATGGATTGGGGGGAAATGCCATGTCACCCTTGGCAGTCCAAAAGATATTTACAGCTAAGGGGAGACCTGGGGATAACCCGCTCATTGTCCACATTGCAGAAAGGGATCAAGTGAGAGAAATCGTTTCAAGCATCCCTGATCAGGCGATTTCTCTCATGGAGGAATTTTGGCCGGGTCCCCTTACTCTTCTGTTTCCAAAGGGAAAACAAGTCCCTGATCAAGTGACAGCCGGTTTAGATACCGTAGCCGTAAGGATGCCTGACCATCCGGTAGCCCTGGCATTGCTGAAAGAATCAAGGCTTCCCATTGCCGCTCCCAGTGCCAATCGTTCCGGAAGGCCTAGTCCTACCACCGCACAACATGTTTGGGAAGATTTGCACGGACGGATTGCCGGAATTGTGGATGGCGGGCCAACACAAGTGGGAGTGGAGTCAACCGTGTTGGATGTGTCAGCCCCGATTCCCACCATTTTACGGCCAGGTGGAATCACCATAGAAGAGCTTCGCATGAGATTGGGAGAGGTACAGCTGCACATGTCCCTGGTGGATGAGAAAGTTCCCCCAAAGTCACCAGGAATGAAATACACCCACTATGCACCCCGAGGAGAACTTTGGTTGGTCGCAGGAGATGAAGAACAGATGGTGCGTACCATTCAAAGGCTGGCGAAGGAAGCCATGGAAAAAGGAGAAAAGGTGGGGATCCTTTCCAGTGATGAACATAAGGAGATGTACCGGGGAGATGTCGTCATCTCTATAGGAAGTCGCCATGATCCGACAAAAATGGCCGCCAATGTGTATCAAGCACTAAGAGAATTTGATCATCAGCAGGTCACATATATTTTGTCTGAAACCTTTTCCCCCGAAGGGATCGGATTGGCCCTGATGAACCGGCTTCATAAAGCAGCAGGTGGAAAAATAATTAAATAG
- the rpiB gene encoding ribose 5-phosphate isomerase B encodes MKVAIAADHGGYSLKEEIKKLLDELHISYEDFGCHCEDSVDYPDYALPVAERVASGEFTRGILVCGTGLGMSIAANKVKGIRCAVVHDCFSAKATREHNDTNIIALGGRVVGPGLAREIIRIWLETPFSGGRHQRRIDKISEIEKKYS; translated from the coding sequence ATCAAAGTAGCCATTGCAGCAGATCACGGCGGATACAGTTTAAAAGAAGAGATAAAAAAACTCCTCGATGAATTACATATTTCCTATGAGGATTTTGGCTGTCATTGTGAGGATTCCGTCGATTACCCCGATTATGCCCTTCCTGTGGCGGAAAGAGTGGCCAGTGGGGAATTCACTAGGGGAATTTTAGTTTGCGGGACTGGACTGGGGATGTCCATTGCTGCCAATAAGGTAAAAGGCATTCGCTGTGCTGTCGTCCATGATTGTTTTTCAGCCAAAGCAACCAGGGAACATAATGACACGAATATCATTGCCTTGGGAGGAAGGGTTGTCGGGCCAGGACTCGCCCGGGAAATCATAAGAATCTGGTTGGAAACCCCATTCTCAGGAGGCAGACATCAACGTCGAATTGACAAGATTTCCGAGATAGAGAAGAAATACTCCTGA
- a CDS encoding manganese efflux pump MntP, with protein MGEIAQWGQFVTLFMVATALGMDAFSLGLGVGMVGIRLKHVAKVSATIGIFHVIMPLFGMYLGKYLTTFIGNLAGWLGGGILLTLGLQMIWSSFKGGQSQSYSPHGWGLLLFAFSVSLDSFSVGLTFGLFAVNVILAVSLFGFMGMIMAGTGLLLGRRFGLWLGEYGEALGGFILLAYGVKFLL; from the coding sequence ATGGGAGAAATAGCCCAGTGGGGACAATTTGTCACTCTCTTCATGGTAGCAACAGCCTTGGGAATGGATGCCTTTTCATTGGGACTTGGAGTGGGAATGGTGGGAATAAGGTTAAAACATGTGGCCAAGGTAAGTGCAACCATTGGCATTTTCCACGTCATCATGCCTCTTTTTGGCATGTATCTGGGAAAATATTTAACCACCTTTATTGGCAATTTAGCGGGGTGGTTGGGTGGAGGAATCTTGCTAACCTTGGGTCTTCAAATGATATGGTCTTCCTTCAAAGGAGGCCAATCCCAGTCGTATAGTCCCCACGGATGGGGTCTTCTCTTATTTGCCTTTAGTGTCAGCTTGGACTCATTTTCAGTGGGCCTTACTTTTGGTCTTTTTGCCGTCAATGTGATTCTTGCTGTTTCTCTTTTTGGCTTTATGGGTATGATTATGGCGGGAACCGGATTATTGCTTGGCCGAAGGTTTGGCCTTTGGCTTGGTGAATACGGAGAGGCATTGGGTGGTTTCATTTTGCTGGCCTATGGGGTAAAATTCCTTCTATGA
- the upp gene encoding uracil phosphoribosyltransferase, with translation MSKVYVFDHPLIQHKLTYIRDKNTGTKEFRELVDEVAALMAYEITRDMPLEEVSVETPVAPCTSQVISGKKVGLIPILRAGLGMVDGILKLIPAAKVGHIGLYRDPETLQPVEYYVKLPSDIEERELIVIDPMLATGGSAVAAIQALKNRGARQIKLMALIAAPEGIEKVQAEHSDVDIFVAAVDQQLNDHGYIVPGLGDAGDRLFGTK, from the coding sequence ATGAGCAAAGTATATGTATTTGATCACCCATTAATTCAGCATAAATTAACATACATAAGAGATAAAAATACCGGGACCAAAGAGTTCCGAGAATTGGTAGACGAAGTGGCTGCATTGATGGCCTATGAAATAACCAGAGACATGCCCTTGGAAGAGGTATCGGTGGAAACACCGGTGGCACCCTGCACTTCCCAGGTAATATCCGGGAAAAAGGTGGGGTTAATCCCCATATTGAGGGCAGGCCTGGGTATGGTAGATGGGATCTTGAAACTGATTCCTGCGGCCAAAGTGGGACACATCGGCTTATATCGGGACCCTGAGACCTTGCAGCCTGTTGAATATTATGTAAAACTTCCTTCAGATATCGAAGAGAGGGAATTGATCGTCATTGACCCCATGCTGGCTACTGGCGGCTCTGCAGTAGCAGCCATCCAAGCCCTTAAGAACAGAGGGGCCCGCCAAATCAAACTGATGGCCTTAATTGCAGCACCGGAAGGGATCGAAAAGGTACAGGCAGAACATTCCGATGTGGATATCTTTGTCGCGGCTGTAGATCAACAATTAAATGATCATGGATATATTGTGCCCGGATTGGGAGATGCCGGGGACAGGCTGTTCGGAACAAAATAA
- a CDS encoding low molecular weight protein arginine phosphatase has protein sequence MNILFVCTGNTCRSPMAEKIFQHLAEKEGLSVQVKSAGILADEETPISKHAADILQEKGINPDHFSQSVSQSLIDWADLILTMTQNHKFALIQSFPSSVGKVHVLKEYVDQSPETGERPNYDVTDPFGGSKERYEQCAWELEDALHTLISLLQQNEGSHKN, from the coding sequence TTGAATATTTTATTCGTCTGTACAGGAAATACATGCAGAAGCCCAATGGCAGAAAAGATATTTCAGCATCTGGCAGAAAAGGAAGGGTTGTCTGTCCAGGTGAAATCTGCAGGGATTTTAGCTGATGAAGAGACTCCCATTTCCAAGCATGCGGCCGATATATTGCAGGAAAAGGGAATAAATCCTGATCACTTTTCTCAATCTGTAAGCCAATCCCTGATTGATTGGGCCGATTTGATCCTAACCATGACACAAAACCACAAGTTTGCTCTGATTCAATCCTTTCCATCCAGTGTGGGAAAGGTTCATGTCTTAAAGGAGTATGTGGACCAATCACCGGAAACAGGGGAACGGCCTAATTATGATGTGACCGATCCCTTTGGCGGTTCAAAGGAGAGATATGAACAATGTGCATGGGAGCTGGAAGATGCTTTGCATACATTGATTTCGTTACTCCAACAGAATGAGGGAAGCCACAAAAATTAA
- the wecB gene encoding non-hydrolyzing UDP-N-acetylglucosamine 2-epimerase gives MGTKEIKVLTIFGTRPEAIKMAPLVKELEKGEGIESFVCVTAQHRQMLDQVLDIFQIKPEYDLNVMQERQTLIQVTAKVLEGLDHVLKKERPDIVLVHGDTSTTFVASLAAFYNQIAIGHVEAGLRTYNKYSPYPEEMNRQLTGVLADLHFAPTSLAAAHLRQEGKPEENIYVTGNTVIDALKTTVKMDYYHPVLERIGDHKLILMTAHRRENLGEKMMGMFRGIRRLIEEHSDVSLVYPVHLNPVVQEAAEKVLGSHPRIHLISPLDAIDFHNFMFRAHLILTDSGGIQEEAPAFGIPVLVLRDTTERPEGVEAGTLKLVGTNEEDVYQMAHTLLTKPEEYEKMAKAANPYGDGEASRRIVHAIQHHFGLRTDKPDLFNPNKTKHE, from the coding sequence ATGGGGACAAAGGAAATCAAGGTATTAACAATATTTGGAACCAGACCTGAAGCCATTAAAATGGCCCCCCTGGTGAAAGAATTGGAAAAGGGGGAGGGGATTGAATCGTTCGTTTGTGTTACGGCCCAACATCGTCAAATGCTGGATCAAGTGTTGGATATTTTTCAAATTAAGCCGGAATATGATTTGAATGTCATGCAGGAAAGACAAACCTTGATTCAGGTGACAGCCAAAGTTCTGGAAGGGCTTGACCACGTATTAAAAAAAGAGAGACCGGATATCGTACTGGTACACGGAGATACCTCCACCACCTTTGTGGCCAGCCTGGCTGCTTTTTACAACCAAATTGCCATCGGTCATGTGGAGGCAGGGCTTCGCACCTACAATAAATACTCCCCCTATCCGGAAGAGATGAACCGGCAGCTAACCGGTGTATTAGCTGACCTACATTTCGCTCCTACTTCCCTGGCTGCCGCCCATTTGCGCCAGGAGGGAAAGCCGGAGGAAAACATTTACGTGACGGGAAATACCGTGATCGACGCCTTAAAGACCACAGTAAAAATGGACTATTATCATCCGGTCTTGGAGAGAATAGGGGATCATAAGCTGATTCTGATGACTGCCCATCGCCGTGAGAATTTAGGAGAAAAAATGATGGGAATGTTCCGGGGAATTCGCAGATTAATTGAAGAGCATTCCGATGTATCCCTTGTGTATCCTGTCCATCTAAATCCGGTCGTTCAAGAAGCGGCCGAGAAAGTGTTGGGGAGTCATCCGCGGATCCATCTCATATCCCCCTTGGATGCCATAGATTTTCATAACTTTATGTTTCGCGCCCATTTGATCTTGACCGATTCAGGGGGGATTCAGGAAGAGGCACCCGCCTTTGGAATTCCTGTATTGGTTTTAAGAGACACCACAGAAAGGCCGGAAGGCGTAGAAGCAGGAACCCTGAAGTTGGTGGGAACGAATGAAGAAGATGTCTATCAGATGGCCCATACTCTTTTGACCAAGCCGGAAGAATATGAAAAAATGGCCAAGGCGGCCAACCCCTATGGAGACGGCGAAGCCTCCAGAAGGATCGTCCATGCCATCCAGCACCATTTTGGACTGAGAACCGATAAACCCGATCTCTTTAATCCTAACAAAACCAAACATGAATAA
- a CDS encoding methyl-accepting chemotaxis protein, whose amino-acid sequence MKGRKYRFGLEKKFVLGIMTLASITYGASLVFILFLRSYFVRFMSESVFIFLTLALGVIWSGILGFVAARIIIKPISKLEEVARQAATGDLRVNLDIPKSDDELRGLAVSFKQMLDNLKQMVMDIERNFNKTNEGVKSLTTASEHAANQAESIAVTIEQIAKGAERSATAVQSTVQSIEQTTNLAEEVNERAFKSKELSHEMVKTLNHSSQVVKSLVDGMHRLADSNQESILLVGRLEKNASQIGDISKVVGEIAEQTNLLALNASIEAARAGEHGRGFAVVAEEVRKLADESGKAVQEINGLIKKMQEEVKNVVIQINDQVELANRESKRGEETNQALRDISQSVDLVVQSVEEIGRLVDKQVKQMEITMGEAQDVAAVAEETSAGAEEVSAATQEQTAMMQEISGSANLLRQQATELHNYISRFILK is encoded by the coding sequence ATGAAGGGCCGAAAATATCGATTTGGGTTAGAAAAGAAATTTGTTCTGGGAATTATGACGTTGGCGTCGATTACCTACGGAGCCAGTCTGGTCTTTATTCTATTTTTGCGGAGCTACTTTGTCCGGTTTATGTCGGAAAGTGTGTTCATCTTTCTGACGTTGGCCTTGGGGGTGATTTGGTCAGGCATTCTCGGTTTCGTTGCAGCGAGAATCATCATTAAGCCTATTTCAAAATTGGAAGAGGTAGCGAGGCAGGCAGCAACTGGAGATTTGCGAGTAAACCTGGACATTCCCAAGTCTGATGATGAATTAAGGGGTCTAGCGGTTTCCTTTAAGCAAATGCTGGATAACCTCAAACAAATGGTCATGGACATTGAGAGGAATTTCAACAAAACCAACGAAGGGGTTAAATCTTTGACCACTGCCTCAGAACATGCTGCCAATCAGGCAGAATCCATAGCCGTTACCATTGAACAGATTGCCAAAGGAGCAGAAAGATCAGCCACAGCTGTACAGTCAACCGTCCAATCCATTGAACAAACCACTAATCTAGCCGAAGAAGTGAACGAGCGGGCTTTCAAATCGAAAGAATTATCCCATGAAATGGTAAAAACTTTGAATCATAGCTCCCAAGTAGTAAAAAGCTTGGTGGATGGCATGCACCGCCTGGCTGATTCAAACCAAGAGTCTATCTTATTGGTGGGACGGTTGGAGAAAAACGCCAGCCAAATTGGGGATATTTCTAAAGTGGTTGGGGAAATTGCTGAGCAAACCAATCTTTTGGCCTTGAATGCTAGTATTGAGGCAGCCCGGGCTGGAGAACATGGCAGAGGGTTTGCGGTGGTGGCCGAAGAAGTAAGAAAGCTTGCCGATGAAAGTGGAAAGGCCGTTCAAGAAATTAATGGGCTGATCAAAAAAATGCAGGAAGAAGTGAAAAATGTTGTTATTCAGATTAATGACCAGGTTGAGCTGGCCAATCGGGAATCAAAGCGTGGTGAAGAAACCAATCAGGCTTTGAGGGATATCAGCCAATCTGTTGATTTAGTTGTCCAGTCTGTCGAAGAAATAGGAAGATTGGTGGATAAACAAGTGAAACAGATGGAGATTACAATGGGTGAAGCCCAAGATGTGGCGGCAGTTGCGGAAGAAACATCAGCTGGTGCCGAAGAAGTATCCGCCGCCACCCAAGAGCAAACCGCCATGATGCAGGAAATTTCAGGATCCGCCAACCTCTTGCGGCAGCAAGCCACGGAACTTCATAACTATATTAGCCGCTTTATCCTAAAATAG
- a CDS encoding ZIP family metal transporter, whose amino-acid sequence MDIIWGITIVSGLTTLLGGLAVLWFGHPTPKSLAFALGLAGGIMGLVVLVQLVPAALEYGSPKVLAAGMTVGMILMYLFQKGLHGLGRQKGVNSPIYWKIGWLMALAIAFHNIPEGMAIGTGMEVDDQLGIFVALAIALHNIPEGIGVTVPFLMVRARPMWIFIILLLVGLFIPLGAFLGQLFFTGTEAGIFSGLALASGVMAYLVVGEMIPTAYRLNPIMTELGVAMGIIIMYIIQQIPGHA is encoded by the coding sequence ATGGACATAATTTGGGGGATCACGATTGTTTCGGGGTTAACCACCTTATTGGGCGGATTAGCGGTATTATGGTTTGGCCATCCTACTCCAAAATCCTTAGCCTTTGCACTAGGTTTAGCCGGGGGAATCATGGGATTAGTCGTGCTGGTACAGCTTGTTCCAGCCGCTTTGGAATATGGAAGTCCGAAGGTGTTGGCCGCAGGAATGACAGTAGGAATGATCCTGATGTATCTCTTTCAAAAAGGACTGCATGGGTTGGGAAGACAAAAAGGTGTTAACTCCCCTATTTATTGGAAGATAGGATGGCTTATGGCTCTGGCCATTGCCTTTCATAATATTCCTGAAGGGATGGCTATAGGTACCGGAATGGAAGTGGATGATCAATTGGGTATTTTCGTAGCCTTAGCCATTGCCCTACATAATATTCCTGAAGGGATAGGAGTGACCGTTCCTTTCCTGATGGTAAGAGCCAGACCCATGTGGATTTTCATCATTTTACTGCTCGTTGGATTATTTATTCCCTTAGGGGCATTTTTAGGTCAGTTGTTTTTTACGGGAACAGAAGCAGGGATATTTTCCGGTCTTGCCCTTGCATCAGGAGTGATGGCCTATCTGGTTGTGGGTGAAATGATTCCAACGGCATATAGATTAAATCCGATCATGACAGAATTAGGAGTAGCAATGGGAATCATCATCATGTATATCATTCAGCAAATACCTGGCCATGCTTAA
- a CDS encoding TIGR01440 family protein has protein sequence MFEVNVKPIKNQVIQLLTELLAKKKLGNKHILVVGTSTSEVLGEKIGTAGSEQVAKAIFEGIQQVRDQHGFHVAFQGCEHINRVLVVEEETADQFHLDEVTVVPVPKAGGAMAAYAFRYMNHPVVVEHIRADAGIDIGDTLIGMHLKPVVVPFRSQIRSIGHAHVTAAFTRPKLVGGERAIYSRD, from the coding sequence ATGTTTGAAGTCAATGTAAAACCCATAAAAAATCAAGTCATACAATTGCTAACAGAATTACTTGCCAAAAAAAAATTGGGCAATAAACACATCCTTGTCGTAGGGACAAGCACCAGTGAAGTCCTGGGTGAGAAAATAGGAACCGCAGGCAGTGAGCAAGTGGCAAAAGCCATCTTTGAAGGAATCCAGCAGGTTCGGGATCAGCATGGTTTTCATGTGGCCTTTCAAGGTTGTGAACATATCAATCGGGTATTGGTCGTGGAGGAGGAAACGGCCGATCAATTCCATTTGGATGAAGTTACGGTAGTACCAGTGCCAAAGGCAGGGGGAGCAATGGCTGCTTACGCTTTCAGATATATGAATCATCCCGTAGTAGTGGAACATATTCGGGCCGACGCTGGCATTGATATTGGAGATACCTTAATTGGGATGCATTTAAAACCGGTGGTCGTTCCCTTCCGCAGCCAAATTCGTTCAATTGGCCATGCCCATGTTACTGCCGCCTTTACCCGGCCAAAGCTGGTGGGCGGGGAGAGAGCGATCTACAGCAGGGATTAA
- a CDS encoding serine hydroxymethyltransferase, whose amino-acid sequence MKQLQQQDPEIFKAIQLELGRQQEKIELIASENFVSEAVLEAMGTVLTNKYAEGYPGKRYYGGCEYVDIAENLARDRVKQLFGAEHANVQPHSGAQANMAVYFSVLKPGDTVLGMNLSHGGHLTHGSPVNFSGTLYHFVDYGVDRETQTINYDEVREMALHHQPKLIVAGASAYPRIIDFAKMREIADEVGAYLMVDMAHIAGLVAAGIHPSPVPHAHFVTSTTHKTLRGPRGGLILCKEEFAKAIDKAVFPGIQGGPLMHIIAAKAVAFGEALKPEFKDYAKKIVENSKALADALLERGFQLVSGGTDNHLILIDVRNLGLTGKTAEKLLDDVGITVNKNTIPFDPESPFVTSGIRIGTAAVTTRGMDKNAMTEIADLIQLTLKNPEDESAQTEARKRVKALCEKFLLYKELL is encoded by the coding sequence ATGAAACAGTTGCAACAGCAGGATCCTGAGATTTTTAAGGCGATCCAACTGGAATTGGGACGTCAGCAGGAGAAAATTGAATTGATAGCATCCGAAAACTTTGTTAGTGAAGCGGTTCTTGAAGCCATGGGGACCGTTTTAACCAATAAGTATGCGGAAGGATACCCGGGGAAAAGGTATTATGGCGGTTGTGAATATGTGGATATTGCCGAGAATTTGGCAAGGGATCGGGTGAAACAGCTTTTTGGTGCGGAACACGCCAACGTTCAGCCCCATTCCGGAGCCCAAGCCAATATGGCCGTTTATTTTTCTGTCCTGAAGCCCGGGGACACCGTGCTGGGAATGAACCTTTCCCATGGCGGACACTTAACCCACGGGAGTCCGGTTAATTTCTCCGGTACCTTATATCACTTTGTAGATTACGGGGTAGATCGGGAGACCCAAACTATCAACTATGACGAAGTAAGGGAAATGGCCCTTCATCATCAACCGAAGTTAATTGTAGCCGGGGCCAGTGCTTACCCGAGGATCATCGATTTTGCCAAAATGAGGGAAATTGCCGATGAAGTGGGTGCTTACCTGATGGTAGACATGGCCCATATTGCCGGGTTGGTAGCTGCCGGCATCCATCCTAGTCCGGTTCCCCATGCCCATTTTGTCACCAGTACCACCCACAAGACGCTAAGGGGTCCAAGGGGAGGATTGATCCTGTGCAAAGAAGAGTTTGCCAAAGCGATAGACAAGGCCGTTTTTCCGGGAATTCAGGGAGGACCCCTGATGCATATCATTGCTGCCAAGGCGGTAGCTTTTGGTGAAGCATTAAAGCCAGAGTTTAAGGATTATGCGAAAAAGATCGTCGAAAATTCAAAGGCCCTTGCCGATGCATTATTGGAAAGAGGATTTCAGTTGGTTTCCGGAGGAACCGACAACCATTTGATCCTCATTGATGTCCGCAATTTAGGGCTTACTGGAAAAACCGCCGAAAAACTCCTCGATGATGTGGGGATCACCGTAAACAAAAACACGATTCCTTTTGATCCGGAAAGCCCCTTTGTAACCAGCGGAATTCGCATCGGGACAGCAGCCGTCACCACCCGTGGGATGGACAAAAATGCTATGACGGAGATTGCTGATCTGATCCAGCTTACCCTAAAGAACCCGGAAGATGAATCAGCCCAAACAGAAGCGAGAAAGCGGGTTAAAGCTTTATGTGAGAAATTCCTTCTTTACAAAGAGTTGCTGTAA